From a region of the Oceanithermus desulfurans genome:
- a CDS encoding DUF3234 domain-containing protein, whose protein sequence is METNFFEAVWYVLTDPARAGEHLTLTAAEVKYALVWTSSKAALEFSREVAAARGMKVTPLYSWTLKETFLTAAEYLGAGHLLIDYRQGQLQAAALPIANARKRLGPGAGNAQP, encoded by the coding sequence GTGGAAACCAACTTCTTCGAAGCCGTATGGTACGTGCTCACCGACCCCGCGCGGGCCGGTGAGCACCTTACCTTGACCGCCGCCGAGGTTAAGTACGCCCTCGTCTGGACCAGCTCGAAAGCCGCGCTCGAGTTCAGCCGCGAGGTCGCCGCCGCCCGCGGTATGAAGGTCACGCCCCTCTACAGCTGGACCCTTAAGGAAACGTTTCTCACGGCCGCCGAGTACCTGGGCGCAGGTCACCTTTTGATCGACTACCGGCAGGGTCAGCTTCAGGCCGCCGCCCTGCCCATCGCCAACGCCCGAAAGCGGCTCGGGCCGGGGGCCGGTAACGCGCAACCGTAA
- a CDS encoding dodecin, translated as MAVYKKIELVGTSDESLEDAIRAAIRKASETLRHLDWFEVKEIRGKIGDGDVQSFQVVLQVGFKLD; from the coding sequence ATGGCGGTCTACAAGAAGATCGAGCTCGTAGGCACCAGCGACGAAAGCCTCGAAGACGCGATCCGCGCGGCCATCAGGAAGGCCTCGGAGACCCTGCGGCACCTCGACTGGTTCGAGGTCAAGGAGATCCGCGGCAAGATCGGCGACGGCGACGTCCAGAGCTTCCAGGTCGTCCTCCAGGTGGGTTTCAAGCTCGACTGA
- a CDS encoding aspartate-semialdehyde dehydrogenase, whose product MRIAIVGATGAVGQELIQVLEERDFPVDELRLYASPRSAGKTLTFRGEAHTVEVTPEGPIPADVVLASAGGGVSKKLAPLWSGEGAVVVDNSSAWRYDPEVPLVIPEINPEAARAHKGIIANPNCTTAILAVALWPLHRAFGATHVVVSTYQATSGAGAEGMDELLRETRNYLDGKPVGHKVFQHPIPFNVIPHIDAFQDNGYTREEMKVVWETRKIFGEPEMKISSTAVRIPTLRAHSEAATVLFERPVTPEAARAVLEAAPGVEVVDDPERNRYPLPLTATGKWDVEVGRIRQNPAFDNALDFFVSGDQLLKGAALNAVQIAELLL is encoded by the coding sequence ATGCGTATCGCCATCGTTGGAGCCACGGGAGCCGTAGGCCAAGAGCTGATCCAGGTCCTGGAAGAGCGCGACTTCCCGGTGGACGAGCTGCGGCTCTACGCCAGCCCGCGTTCCGCCGGCAAGACCCTCACCTTCCGCGGCGAGGCCCACACCGTCGAGGTCACCCCCGAAGGCCCCATCCCCGCCGACGTGGTGCTCGCCAGCGCCGGCGGCGGAGTTTCCAAGAAGCTGGCCCCGCTGTGGTCGGGCGAGGGGGCCGTGGTGGTGGACAACTCCTCGGCCTGGCGCTACGACCCCGAGGTTCCCCTGGTGATCCCCGAGATCAACCCCGAAGCCGCCCGCGCGCACAAGGGCATCATCGCCAACCCCAACTGCACCACGGCCATCCTCGCCGTCGCCCTCTGGCCGCTGCACCGGGCCTTCGGCGCCACCCACGTGGTGGTCAGCACCTACCAGGCCACCAGCGGCGCCGGGGCCGAGGGCATGGACGAGCTCCTGCGCGAGACCCGCAACTACCTGGACGGAAAGCCGGTTGGCCACAAAGTTTTCCAGCACCCCATCCCCTTCAACGTCATCCCCCACATCGACGCCTTCCAGGACAACGGCTACACGCGCGAGGAGATGAAGGTGGTCTGGGAGACCCGCAAGATCTTCGGCGAGCCGGAGATGAAGATCAGCAGTACCGCGGTGCGCATCCCCACCCTGCGGGCCCACTCCGAGGCTGCCACGGTCCTCTTCGAACGCCCCGTCACTCCCGAGGCGGCGCGGGCGGTACTGGAGGCGGCACCCGGCGTGGAGGTCGTGGACGATCCCGAACGAAACCGCTACCCGCTGCCGCTCACGGCCACCGGCAAGTGGGACGTGGAGGTGGGGCGCATCCGCCAGAACCCGGCCTTCGACAACGCCCTCGACTTCTTCGTCTCAGGCGACCAGCTGCTAAAGGGCGCCGCCCTCAACGCCGTGCAGATCGCCGAACTCTTGCTCTGA
- the glyS gene encoding glycine--tRNA ligase subunit beta: protein MNLLFEIGTEELPAAYVPRALADLERLAAERLEAARLSFEKIETYATPRRLALVVRGLPETSARVEEERRGPPERAAFKDGQPTPAATGFARKAGVKVADLTVKDGYVWARVVHEGEPTARILPELLAGLVRDLPAPKKMIWGAGDGPFVRPVRWLVARLDGEVLPVEVFNVAAGKTSRGHRFLAPGEVEVDADSYRDALYRTHVVAEVSQRRERVVLETATLALSEGYEAVLPEDLVEEVTHLVEWPVAVMGSFSQRYLELPDEVLATVMIQHQRFFPVRVPEGRLTNRFIGVSGHQPPDLDVVRSGYEQVLEGRIYDAYFFWTEDLKTPLAEHHEKLAGINFQRGLGTMADKAGRVREAAASLAVRLPLDENVLREAAALFKADLPTQMVYEFPELEGVMARAYAEKQGIDARVARALEDAVRPTGPDAPLPETAEGALLAVLDRADTLVGFFHLGKKPSGSADPYGLRRAAAGLVRILGRTGWDLPLEDVLEAAAEAYRARGLEVSPETVSAARAFAEERLESLLTEAGLPTLAVRAAQKAPTVYGQMLRARLVYELMQRPEFAELTRLYKRAANLASQSESDREPDPAHFETEEEARLFEALKPTRQAVAELLERGASLLPPWDPAAPLPQVDLTPLAEPLAQILALAGALDPFMDHVLVMVDDPAVRENRLALLRGVRDALGELGALELLGA from the coding sequence ATGAACCTCCTCTTCGAGATCGGCACCGAAGAACTGCCCGCCGCCTACGTGCCCCGGGCGCTGGCCGACCTGGAGCGGCTCGCCGCCGAGCGGCTCGAGGCCGCCCGGCTTTCTTTCGAAAAGATCGAAACCTACGCCACGCCACGCCGCCTGGCGCTGGTGGTGCGGGGCCTCCCCGAAACGAGCGCGCGCGTGGAAGAAGAGCGCCGCGGCCCGCCCGAGCGTGCCGCCTTCAAGGACGGCCAGCCCACCCCCGCGGCCACCGGCTTCGCCCGCAAGGCCGGCGTGAAGGTGGCCGACCTCACCGTAAAGGACGGCTACGTCTGGGCACGGGTGGTGCACGAGGGCGAGCCCACCGCCCGCATCCTGCCCGAGCTGCTCGCGGGTCTGGTTCGCGACCTGCCCGCGCCCAAGAAGATGATCTGGGGCGCGGGCGACGGCCCCTTCGTGCGGCCGGTGCGCTGGCTGGTGGCCCGCTTGGACGGCGAGGTACTGCCCGTCGAGGTCTTCAACGTCGCCGCCGGCAAGACCAGCCGCGGCCACCGTTTCCTGGCCCCGGGCGAGGTCGAGGTGGACGCCGATAGCTACCGCGACGCCCTCTACCGGACCCACGTCGTCGCCGAGGTCAGCCAGCGGCGGGAACGGGTGGTGCTCGAGACCGCCACGCTGGCCCTGAGCGAAGGTTACGAGGCCGTCCTGCCCGAGGACCTGGTGGAGGAGGTCACCCACCTGGTCGAGTGGCCGGTCGCCGTCATGGGAAGCTTTTCCCAGCGTTACCTCGAGCTCCCGGACGAGGTCTTGGCCACGGTAATGATCCAACACCAGCGCTTCTTCCCGGTGCGCGTCCCCGAAGGACGCCTCACCAACCGCTTCATCGGCGTCTCCGGTCACCAGCCGCCCGACCTGGACGTGGTGCGCTCCGGCTACGAGCAGGTGCTCGAGGGCCGCATCTACGACGCCTACTTCTTCTGGACCGAAGACCTGAAGACCCCGCTGGCCGAGCACCACGAGAAACTCGCGGGCATCAACTTCCAGCGCGGTCTGGGCACGATGGCCGACAAGGCGGGCCGGGTACGGGAGGCGGCCGCCAGCCTTGCGGTCCGGCTACCGCTCGACGAAAACGTCCTCCGCGAGGCCGCCGCCCTCTTCAAGGCCGACCTGCCCACCCAGATGGTCTACGAGTTCCCCGAGCTTGAAGGGGTGATGGCCCGCGCCTACGCGGAAAAGCAGGGGATCGACGCCCGCGTGGCCCGGGCGCTCGAGGACGCGGTGCGGCCGACCGGGCCCGACGCCCCCCTGCCCGAGACGGCCGAAGGAGCGCTGCTGGCGGTGCTCGACCGCGCCGACACCCTGGTGGGCTTCTTCCATCTGGGTAAGAAGCCCAGCGGCTCCGCCGACCCCTACGGCCTGCGCCGCGCCGCGGCAGGCCTGGTGCGCATCCTCGGGCGGACGGGCTGGGACCTTCCCCTCGAGGACGTCCTCGAGGCCGCCGCCGAGGCCTACCGCGCCCGCGGCCTGGAGGTGAGCCCCGAAACGGTGTCGGCCGCCCGCGCCTTCGCCGAAGAACGCCTGGAGTCGCTGCTCACCGAGGCCGGCCTGCCCACGCTGGCGGTGCGCGCCGCCCAGAAGGCGCCCACGGTCTACGGCCAGATGCTGCGGGCGCGCCTCGTCTACGAGTTGATGCAGCGGCCCGAGTTCGCCGAGCTGACCCGGCTCTACAAGCGCGCGGCCAACCTGGCTTCGCAGAGCGAGAGCGACCGCGAACCCGACCCGGCGCATTTCGAGACCGAGGAAGAGGCCCGGCTGTTCGAGGCGCTGAAACCCACCCGGCAGGCCGTGGCCGAGCTTCTCGAACGCGGGGCTTCGCTGCTGCCTCCCTGGGATCCGGCTGCGCCGCTTCCCCAGGTCGACCTGACCCCGCTTGCGGAGCCGCTGGCCCAGATCCTGGCCCTCGCCGGCGCCCTCGACCCCTTCATGGACCACGTGCTGGTGATGGTGGACGACCCGGCGGTGCGCGAGAACCGGCTGGCGCTCCTGCGCGGAGTGCGCGACGCGCTGGGCGAGCTGGGGGCGCTCGAGCTCCTCGGCGCATAA
- a CDS encoding glycine--tRNA ligase subunit alpha yields MLFQDLILKLHDYWGGYGCVITEPYDTEVGAGTFYPTTFLKALGPEPWKTAYVAPSRRPQDGRYGENPYRFQYYFQYQVILKPSPADVQDLYLDSLRAIGIRVEDHDVRFVEDNWESPTLGAWGLGWEVWLDGMEITQFTYFQQVGGVDVNPVSVELTYGLERIALYLQNKKHTYDVEYAPGVTIGDIRRDFELEHCEYNFKHVNADKVRRWFDDYEEEARRLLELGLIHPAYEFVLKASHAFNLLDARGVLGHAERQAYVQRVRRLAEATARAYLKKHHEEVAG; encoded by the coding sequence ATGCTCTTTCAAGACCTGATCCTAAAACTCCACGACTACTGGGGCGGCTACGGCTGCGTGATCACCGAACCCTACGACACCGAGGTGGGTGCGGGCACCTTCTACCCCACCACCTTTCTCAAGGCGCTGGGCCCGGAACCCTGGAAGACGGCCTATGTGGCGCCGAGCCGACGGCCCCAGGACGGCCGCTACGGCGAGAACCCCTACCGCTTCCAGTACTACTTTCAGTACCAGGTCATCCTCAAGCCGTCGCCGGCCGACGTGCAGGACCTCTACCTCGACTCGCTGCGGGCCATCGGCATCCGCGTCGAGGACCATGACGTGCGCTTCGTCGAGGACAACTGGGAAAGCCCCACCCTGGGTGCCTGGGGGCTGGGCTGGGAGGTCTGGCTCGACGGGATGGAGATCACCCAGTTCACCTACTTCCAGCAGGTGGGCGGCGTCGACGTCAATCCGGTGAGCGTCGAACTCACCTACGGGCTCGAGCGCATCGCCCTCTACCTGCAGAACAAGAAGCACACCTACGACGTGGAGTACGCCCCCGGCGTGACCATCGGCGACATCCGCCGCGACTTCGAGCTGGAGCACTGCGAGTACAACTTCAAGCACGTCAACGCCGATAAGGTGCGCCGCTGGTTCGACGACTACGAGGAGGAGGCGCGGCGGCTGCTGGAACTCGGGCTGATCCACCCCGCCTACGAGTTCGTGCTCAAGGCTTCGCACGCTTTCAACCTGCTCGACGCCCGCGGCGTGCTCGGCCACGCCGAGCGCCAGGCCTACGTCCAGCGGGTGCGCCGGCTGGCCGAGGCCACGGCACGGGCCTACCTGAAGAAGCACCACGAGGAGGTGGCCGGATGA